One Microvirga thermotolerans DNA window includes the following coding sequences:
- the ung gene encoding uracil-DNA glycosylase, with translation MTGSVSEALAAFRADPRAAAWLALPFFANRRADAIAAEVDGAVARGAHVLPPPEKVFASLVLTPLEAVKVVILGQDPYPTPGDAHGLAFSYAGTRRLPASLRTILAEMAEDLSVPMPRRGDLTRWAEQGVLLLNTALTVEAGRSGAHLRLGWSELVDEAVVAVSGTQKAAVFMLWGAKARERAALVDRDRHLVIEAGHPSPLNRQRDFRGSRPFSRANAWLAARGIAPIDWRLD, from the coding sequence ATGACAGGTTCCGTCAGCGAGGCTCTCGCCGCCTTCAGGGCGGATCCGCGGGCCGCCGCGTGGCTCGCCCTCCCCTTCTTTGCGAACCGTCGTGCCGACGCAATCGCCGCCGAGGTCGACGGGGCCGTCGCGCGGGGCGCGCACGTGCTGCCGCCCCCGGAGAAGGTCTTCGCCAGCCTCGTCCTCACCCCCCTCGAGGCCGTGAAGGTCGTGATCCTGGGCCAGGATCCCTATCCCACCCCCGGCGATGCGCACGGTCTCGCCTTCTCCTATGCCGGGACGCGCCGCCTGCCCGCTTCCCTGCGCACGATTCTCGCCGAAATGGCGGAAGATCTTTCGGTGCCGATGCCCCGCCGGGGCGACCTCACCCGCTGGGCGGAGCAGGGCGTGCTCCTCCTCAACACGGCGCTGACCGTGGAGGCGGGCAGGTCCGGCGCGCATCTGAGGCTCGGCTGGTCCGAGCTGGTGGACGAGGCGGTAGTCGCCGTCTCCGGGACGCAGAAGGCGGCCGTCTTCATGCTCTGGGGCGCGAAGGCGCGGGAGCGCGCCGCCCTCGTCGACAGGGACCGGCACCTCGTGATCGAGGCGGGCCACCCGTCCCCCCTCAACCGCCAGCGGGATTTCCGGGGGAGCCGCCCCTTCAGCCGGGCCAATGCCTGGCTCGCGGCGAGGGGCATCGCTCCCATCGACTGGCGGCTCGACTGA
- a CDS encoding bifunctional metallophosphatase/5'-nucleotidase has translation MLESRPLAALRAGLLGLSLLLSGTALAQEAVTIRFVQTNDIDRMSPEKGRGGFAKLATVIKEERAKGNTFFIHSGDTLSPSLLSGFDKGAHIIDILNRMGVDAMVPGNHEFDLGADVFRARMAEAKFDVLATNIVDGEGMPANTKADKIVDVQGIKIGFFGLTTEDTPIVSSPGTIKFKPTVATGRDKVKDLRAKGADLVVAVVHTPLEVDMLLARSSGADVILSGHDEHLLAFYDGKVAVAESESQGNYINVVELSVKKTEKDGKTTVSWTPNFRIVDSATVKPDPEIEAVVKGYEDKLSKELDVEIGVTETPLDSRRATVRGGEAAIGNLVADALRASVGADVAITNGGGLRADKEYAAGQKLTRRDILAEMPFGNTTVLLEVTGEKLKAALENGVSQVRELGGRFPQVSGMVVEVDMKQPPGSRIKSVTVNGQPLDPAKTYKVATNDFMARGGDGYRAFVDAKPLIDVAASQLMASQVIDYVAKAGKVAPKVEGRVVLR, from the coding sequence ATGCTTGAAAGCCGTCCGCTGGCCGCCCTTCGCGCCGGCCTCCTTGGACTTTCCCTGCTTCTGTCGGGCACGGCCTTGGCCCAGGAGGCCGTGACGATCCGCTTCGTGCAGACCAACGACATCGACCGCATGAGCCCGGAGAAGGGCCGCGGCGGCTTCGCGAAGCTCGCGACGGTGATCAAGGAGGAGCGGGCGAAGGGCAACACCTTCTTCATCCACTCCGGCGACACGCTCTCGCCCTCGCTCCTGTCCGGGTTCGACAAGGGCGCCCACATCATCGACATCCTCAACCGCATGGGCGTGGACGCCATGGTGCCCGGCAACCACGAGTTCGACCTCGGCGCCGACGTGTTCCGGGCGCGGATGGCCGAGGCCAAATTCGACGTCCTCGCCACCAACATCGTCGACGGGGAGGGGATGCCGGCCAACACCAAGGCGGACAAGATCGTCGACGTCCAGGGCATCAAGATCGGCTTCTTCGGCCTGACGACGGAAGACACCCCCATCGTGTCGAGCCCCGGCACCATCAAGTTCAAGCCCACGGTCGCGACGGGCCGCGACAAGGTCAAGGACCTGCGCGCCAAGGGGGCCGACCTCGTGGTGGCGGTGGTCCACACGCCTCTCGAGGTGGACATGCTGCTGGCGCGCTCCTCCGGCGCCGACGTGATCCTCAGCGGCCACGACGAGCACCTCCTCGCCTTCTACGACGGCAAGGTCGCGGTGGCGGAATCCGAATCCCAGGGCAACTACATCAACGTGGTCGAGCTCTCCGTGAAGAAGACGGAGAAGGACGGGAAGACCACGGTTTCGTGGACTCCGAACTTCCGCATCGTCGACAGCGCCACGGTGAAGCCGGATCCGGAGATCGAGGCGGTCGTGAAGGGCTACGAGGACAAGCTCTCCAAGGAGCTCGACGTGGAGATCGGCGTCACCGAGACGCCCCTCGACAGCCGGCGCGCGACCGTGCGCGGCGGCGAGGCGGCGATCGGCAACCTGGTCGCGGACGCCCTGCGCGCCTCCGTCGGCGCCGACGTCGCCATCACCAACGGCGGTGGCCTGCGAGCCGACAAGGAATATGCCGCCGGCCAGAAGCTGACCCGGCGCGACATCCTGGCGGAAATGCCCTTCGGCAACACCACGGTCCTGCTGGAGGTGACGGGCGAGAAGCTCAAGGCCGCGCTTGAGAACGGCGTGAGCCAGGTGCGCGAACTCGGCGGCCGCTTCCCGCAGGTGTCCGGCATGGTCGTCGAGGTCGACATGAAGCAGCCGCCCGGCAGCCGCATCAAGTCGGTCACGGTCAACGGCCAGCCCCTCGATCCGGCCAAGACCTACAAGGTCGCAACGAACGACTTCATGGCCCGCGGCGGCGACGGCTACCGCGCCTTCGTGGACGCCAAGCCGCTCATCGACGTCGCCGCGAGCCAGCTCATGGCGTCGCAGGTGATCGACTACGTCGCCAAGGCCGGCAAGGTGGCCCCGAAGGTGGAAGGCCGCGTCGTCCTCCGCTGA
- a CDS encoding DUF1007 family protein, whose translation MTRRSVLTLLTAGALAAFAAPALAHPHVWVTARAELVYDREGRITGIRHAWTFDKAYSAFVTQGLDRNGDGKLTPDELQDLAKENTESLVEFDYFTVLKSSGRKQDFDAPRDYRMAYGEEALTLTYLLPLKSPAAAKTVSLEVYDPTYFVSFTLAEGDAVALAGAPQGCAINISRPKNPDSGASAQAQAQPLSEAFFQTLTAASTFGVQFANKAIVACP comes from the coding sequence ATGACCCGCCGTTCCGTTCTGACGCTTCTGACCGCGGGGGCCCTGGCCGCCTTCGCCGCCCCGGCCCTCGCCCATCCGCACGTGTGGGTGACCGCCAGGGCGGAACTCGTCTACGACCGGGAGGGGCGAATCACCGGCATCCGCCACGCCTGGACCTTCGACAAGGCCTATTCGGCCTTCGTCACCCAGGGCCTGGACAGGAACGGCGACGGCAAGCTCACCCCGGACGAACTGCAGGATCTCGCCAAGGAGAACACCGAATCCCTGGTGGAATTCGACTATTTCACCGTGCTGAAAAGCAGCGGCCGGAAGCAGGATTTCGACGCGCCGCGGGACTACCGCATGGCCTATGGGGAGGAGGCGCTGACCCTGACGTACCTGCTGCCCCTGAAGTCTCCGGCGGCGGCGAAGACCGTCTCGCTCGAGGTCTACGACCCGACCTATTTCGTCTCGTTCACCCTTGCGGAGGGAGACGCCGTCGCGCTCGCAGGCGCCCCGCAGGGCTGCGCGATCAACATCTCCCGCCCCAAGAATCCCGATTCCGGCGCGAGCGCCCAGGCTCAGGCCCAGCCCCTGTCCGAAGCGTTCTTCCAGACCCTGACGGCCGCTTCCACGTTCGGGGTCCAGTTCGCCAACAAGGCCATCGTCGCATGTCCGTGA
- a CDS encoding bifunctional helix-turn-helix transcriptional regulator/GNAT family N-acetyltransferase — protein sequence MRHSTSADDRVAAIRRFTRFYTRRLGVLREGLLGSPFTLTEARVLYELANRSNPTAGELCQDLDLDPGYLSRILKRFEEQGLIRRERSASDGRQQHLSLTDRGREAFAPLDRQSREQIAALLAPLPEADRDRLVSAMRFVEERLDGGAAAEAPVVLRPHRPGDMGWIVHRHGVLYAREYGWDETFEALVAEIVAGFVRTFDPARERCWIAERDGAILGSIFIVRQSDDVAKLRLLYVEPEARGLGLGRRLVDEAIRFSRDKGYRQIALWTNDILHAARGIYAKAGFRLVSAEAHRSFGHDLVGENWVLDL from the coding sequence ATGCGACACTCCACGTCCGCGGACGACCGCGTCGCCGCCATCCGGCGCTTCACCCGCTTCTATACGCGCCGTCTCGGGGTCCTGCGGGAGGGGCTCCTCGGCAGCCCGTTCACCCTGACCGAGGCGCGGGTGCTCTACGAGCTGGCGAACCGGTCGAACCCGACCGCCGGGGAACTCTGCCAGGACCTCGACCTCGATCCCGGCTACCTGAGCCGCATTCTCAAGCGCTTCGAGGAGCAGGGCCTCATCCGGCGGGAGCGCTCGGCGAGCGACGGGCGCCAGCAGCACCTGTCCCTGACCGACAGGGGCCGCGAGGCGTTCGCCCCCCTCGACCGCCAGTCGCGCGAGCAGATTGCCGCCCTCCTCGCCCCGCTTCCCGAAGCCGACCGGGACCGGCTCGTCTCCGCCATGCGCTTCGTCGAAGAGCGGCTCGACGGCGGGGCCGCCGCGGAGGCTCCGGTCGTCCTGCGCCCTCATCGGCCCGGCGACATGGGCTGGATCGTTCACCGGCACGGGGTTCTCTATGCGCGGGAATACGGCTGGGACGAAACCTTCGAGGCCCTCGTGGCGGAAATCGTGGCGGGCTTCGTCAGGACCTTCGATCCGGCCCGGGAACGGTGCTGGATCGCGGAGCGGGACGGAGCGATCCTCGGCTCGATCTTCATCGTCCGGCAATCGGACGACGTCGCGAAGCTGCGGCTTCTCTACGTGGAGCCGGAGGCCCGCGGGCTCGGCCTCGGCAGGCGGCTCGTGGACGAGGCGATCCGCTTCTCGCGGGACAAGGGCTACCGGCAGATCGCCCTGTGGACCAACGACATCCTGCACGCGGCGCGCGGCATCTACGCCAAGGCCGGCTTCCGGCTCGTGAGCGCGGAAGCGCATCGCAGCTTCGGGCACGACCTCGTCGGCGAGAACTGGGTTCTCGACCTCTGA
- a CDS encoding indolepyruvate ferredoxin oxidoreductase family protein, with amino-acid sequence MAEGHVALRDVSLDDKYDLTKDRIFITGTQAVVRMLLMQRERDRRAGLNTAGFVSGYRGSPLGGMDQNLWRARRWLEQADILFQPGLNEELAATAVWGSQQAEIRGDGKHDGVFGLWYGKGPGVDRSGDVFRHANMAGSSKYGGVLALMGDDHTAESSTVAHQSEFHFVDVMIPILNPAGVQEILDYGLYGYAMSRFCGTWVAFKCVKENIESTASVDGSLDRVKIVVPDDFAMPPGGLNIRARDGVLDQEARLQDYKRDAMLAFVRANNLNRLVLSGGRQPKIGVITVGKSYLDVRQAMDELGLDEVKANDMGLRLYKVACPWPLSQRELADFARGLDLVVVVEEKRSLIEVQLREELYGTANQPLCIGKKDESGNWLFPVKGALDPNDIAIAIGERLLRYHNDDDLRGRVERLRHAQQVLAATADVATRIPHFCSGCPHNTSTKVPEGMRAYAGIGCHYMVQWMDRETDGFTQMGGEGANWIGEAPFSKRGHVFQNLGDGTYNHSGVLALRWAIHTKTNVTYKILFNDAVAMTGGQKHEGGLTVDMIARQVREEGVERIALVTDEPHKYPKSVRWPEGMTIHHRSSLDAVQRELAAIPGVTVMIYDQTCASEKRRRRKRGEFPDPDKRVIINDLVCEGCGDCSVQSNCVAVQPVETEFGRKRQVDQSNCNKDFSCVSGFCPSFVTVHGARVRKAAPVSAAGNDALAPLPEPAIPAIDRTFNIIVTGVGGTGVVTIGAILGMAAHLEGKGLGMIDMAGLAQKGGAVYSHVRLANRQEDIHAIRVAAESAHLILGCDLVVTGTKKVLASVKKGRTALVVNTAEVMPGEFTRNADFSLPTERLRRAVVSAAGAEGVDFIDATAIANALLGNAIAANMFMLGYAYQKGRVPLSGAAIEKAIALNGEAVKMNLAAFAWGRRAAVAPETLAELMASAKAPTESRRLSESLDEAIERRARFLAGYQNARYAGRYRRIVERVRAAEARAVPGSTALAEAAARSLFKLMAYKDEYEVARLYADGSFEKQVAAAFEGENLRYEFHLAPPLLARRDPATGLPRKMSFGPWMMKVFRVLAQLKGLRGTPLDVFGYTRERRTERRLVRDFEALLQEIVSRLDADNHAAAVGLAALPQKIRGFGHVKERNLKAAKAEEAELLARFRTREAPMRMAAE; translated from the coding sequence ATGGCCGAAGGGCACGTAGCGCTCCGTGACGTATCGCTCGACGACAAGTACGACCTGACGAAGGACCGGATCTTCATCACCGGCACGCAGGCCGTCGTTCGCATGCTGCTCATGCAGCGCGAGCGGGACAGGCGCGCCGGGCTCAACACCGCGGGCTTCGTTTCCGGCTATCGCGGCTCTCCCCTCGGAGGCATGGACCAGAACCTGTGGCGCGCCCGCCGCTGGCTGGAGCAGGCGGACATCCTGTTCCAGCCCGGCCTCAACGAGGAACTCGCGGCCACGGCGGTCTGGGGCTCGCAGCAGGCGGAGATCCGGGGCGACGGGAAGCACGACGGCGTCTTCGGCCTCTGGTACGGCAAGGGACCGGGCGTCGACCGCTCCGGCGACGTGTTCCGCCACGCCAACATGGCCGGCTCGTCGAAATACGGCGGCGTGCTGGCCCTCATGGGCGACGACCACACGGCGGAATCCTCCACCGTCGCGCACCAGTCCGAGTTCCACTTCGTCGACGTGATGATCCCGATCCTGAATCCCGCAGGCGTTCAGGAGATCCTCGACTACGGGCTCTACGGCTACGCGATGAGCCGTTTCTGCGGCACCTGGGTCGCGTTCAAGTGCGTGAAGGAGAACATCGAATCGACCGCCTCCGTCGACGGCTCCCTCGACCGGGTGAAGATCGTCGTGCCCGACGACTTCGCCATGCCGCCCGGCGGGCTGAACATCCGCGCGCGGGACGGGGTGCTCGACCAGGAGGCGCGCCTCCAGGACTACAAGCGCGACGCCATGCTGGCCTTCGTGCGCGCCAACAACCTGAACAGGCTCGTCCTCTCCGGCGGACGCCAGCCGAAGATCGGCGTGATCACGGTGGGCAAGTCCTACCTCGACGTGCGCCAGGCCATGGACGAGCTCGGCCTCGACGAGGTCAAGGCCAACGACATGGGCCTGCGCCTCTACAAGGTCGCCTGCCCCTGGCCGCTCTCCCAGCGCGAGCTCGCGGATTTCGCCCGCGGTCTCGATCTCGTCGTCGTCGTCGAGGAGAAGCGTTCGCTCATCGAGGTGCAGCTGCGGGAGGAGCTCTACGGCACCGCCAACCAGCCGCTGTGCATCGGCAAGAAGGACGAGAGCGGCAACTGGCTCTTTCCCGTGAAGGGGGCCCTCGACCCCAACGACATCGCCATCGCCATCGGCGAGCGGCTCCTCCGGTATCACAACGACGACGACCTGCGCGGCCGCGTCGAGCGGCTGCGCCACGCGCAGCAGGTGCTCGCGGCGACCGCCGACGTGGCGACGCGCATCCCCCATTTCTGCTCCGGCTGCCCTCACAACACTTCCACCAAGGTGCCGGAGGGCATGCGCGCCTATGCGGGCATCGGCTGCCACTACATGGTGCAGTGGATGGACCGGGAGACCGACGGCTTCACGCAGATGGGCGGCGAGGGCGCCAACTGGATCGGCGAGGCGCCGTTCTCGAAGCGCGGCCACGTGTTCCAGAACCTGGGCGACGGCACCTACAACCATTCCGGCGTGCTGGCCCTGCGCTGGGCCATCCACACGAAGACCAACGTCACCTACAAGATCCTCTTCAACGACGCGGTCGCCATGACCGGCGGGCAGAAGCACGAGGGCGGCCTCACCGTCGACATGATCGCCCGCCAGGTGCGCGAGGAAGGCGTGGAGCGCATCGCGCTGGTGACGGACGAGCCGCACAAGTACCCGAAATCCGTCCGCTGGCCCGAGGGCATGACGATCCACCACCGTTCGTCCCTCGATGCGGTGCAACGGGAGCTGGCGGCGATTCCCGGCGTCACGGTGATGATCTACGACCAGACCTGCGCGTCCGAGAAGCGCCGGCGCCGCAAGCGCGGCGAATTCCCCGATCCCGACAAGCGCGTCATCATCAACGATCTGGTCTGCGAGGGATGCGGGGACTGTTCCGTGCAGTCGAACTGCGTCGCGGTGCAGCCCGTCGAGACGGAGTTCGGCCGCAAGCGGCAGGTGGACCAGTCGAACTGCAACAAGGACTTCTCCTGCGTCTCCGGCTTCTGCCCGTCCTTCGTCACGGTGCACGGCGCCAGGGTGAGGAAGGCGGCGCCGGTCTCCGCCGCCGGGAACGACGCGCTCGCGCCGCTTCCGGAACCCGCGATCCCGGCCATCGACCGCACGTTCAACATCATCGTCACGGGTGTCGGCGGTACCGGGGTCGTCACCATCGGGGCCATTCTCGGCATGGCGGCCCATCTCGAAGGCAAGGGCCTCGGCATGATCGACATGGCCGGCCTCGCCCAGAAGGGCGGCGCGGTCTACAGCCACGTGCGTCTCGCCAACAGGCAGGAGGACATCCACGCCATCCGCGTCGCCGCCGAGTCCGCCCACCTCATCCTCGGCTGCGATCTGGTGGTGACGGGAACGAAGAAGGTGCTGGCCTCGGTGAAGAAGGGGCGGACGGCTCTCGTCGTGAACACCGCCGAGGTCATGCCCGGCGAGTTCACCCGCAACGCGGACTTCTCGCTGCCGACGGAGCGGCTCAGGCGCGCCGTCGTCTCCGCCGCCGGGGCGGAAGGCGTCGACTTCATCGACGCGACGGCGATCGCGAACGCGCTTCTCGGCAACGCGATCGCGGCCAACATGTTCATGCTGGGCTACGCCTATCAGAAGGGCCGGGTGCCGCTTTCGGGCGCGGCCATCGAGAAGGCCATTGCGCTCAACGGCGAGGCGGTGAAGATGAACCTCGCCGCCTTCGCCTGGGGCCGCCGCGCCGCGGTCGCGCCCGAGACCCTGGCGGAGCTCATGGCATCCGCGAAGGCGCCGACGGAATCCCGCAGGCTCTCCGAGAGCCTCGACGAGGCCATCGAGCGGCGCGCGCGCTTCCTCGCCGGTTACCAGAACGCCCGCTACGCCGGGCGCTACCGCCGGATCGTGGAGCGCGTGCGGGCGGCGGAAGCCAGGGCCGTTCCCGGCTCGACGGCGCTTGCCGAGGCGGCGGCGCGCTCGCTCTTCAAGCTCATGGCCTACAAGGACGAGTACGAGGTGGCGCGCCTTTACGCGGACGGCAGCTTCGAGAAGCAGGTGGCCGCGGCGTTCGAGGGCGAGAACCTGCGCTACGAGTTCCATCTCGCGCCGCCGCTCCTCGCGCGCAGGGACCCGGCGACGGGGCTGCCGCGCAAGATGAGTTTCGGGCCGTGGATGATGAAGGTGTTCCGCGTGCTGGCGCAGCTGAAGGGCCTGCGGGGCACGCCGTTGGACGTGTTCGGCTACACCCGCGAGCGCCGCACGGAGCGCCGCCTCGTGCGCGACTTCGAGGCCCTGCTCCAGGAGATCGTGTCCCGGCTCGACGCGGACAACCATGCGGCCGCCGTCGGACTCGCCGCCCTCCCGCAGAAGATCCGCGGCTTCGGCCATGTGAAGGAGCGCAACCTCAAGGCGGCGAAGGCGGAGGAGGCGGAGCTCCTCGCCCGCTTCCGCACCCGCGAGGCGCCGATGCGGATGGCGGCGGAGTAA